One Nitrospira sp. DNA window includes the following coding sequences:
- a CDS encoding Iron siderophore sensor protein: MRPEYSSSNSPSERHVPDPRLTQEATTWFMRQGAPDFSILERAQFESWKRRSPAHALAYDHVRALWNSPDLERAANLVAATSKVILGRRPVQSRWRWISTAAAVLLLAGIARWNGDLLTRLEADHRTGVGEQRVVTLPDQSVVTLNTNSAIAVRYGPDRRDLRLLRGEASFNVRPDRARPFTVESRGVETTAVGTQFLVRAGSEDVLVTVLSGSVQVADRKAPTADAFRLAAGDQVSLGPDGAGPIAKVDTAASAAWLQGRLVFVRTPLADVVRELDRYHRGYILIWNPALQSLPVTGIYHLSDPSHIFTTLADTLPIHMARLTDHMIVIR, translated from the coding sequence ATGCGGCCCGAATACAGTAGTTCCAACTCTCCGTCCGAAAGGCACGTGCCGGATCCACGCCTCACGCAGGAAGCGACGACATGGTTCATGCGGCAGGGCGCGCCTGATTTTTCCATCTTGGAACGGGCGCAGTTTGAATCTTGGAAGCGCCGAAGTCCCGCCCATGCGCTGGCGTATGACCATGTGCGTGCCTTATGGAATTCCCCCGACTTGGAACGGGCGGCGAACCTGGTCGCAGCCACCAGCAAGGTCATTCTGGGACGGCGTCCGGTTCAATCGCGGTGGAGATGGATCAGCACTGCCGCCGCGGTGCTTCTGCTCGCCGGCATAGCGCGTTGGAACGGCGACTTGTTGACCCGGCTCGAAGCCGACCATCGAACGGGGGTCGGCGAGCAGCGCGTCGTGACGCTTCCGGATCAGTCCGTCGTCACCTTGAACACGAACAGCGCCATCGCGGTTCGTTATGGGCCGGACCGGCGCGACCTGCGACTGTTGCGAGGGGAGGCTTCATTCAACGTCCGGCCAGATCGTGCGCGGCCCTTCACCGTGGAGAGCCGCGGTGTGGAGACCACGGCCGTCGGCACGCAATTTCTCGTGAGGGCCGGCAGCGAAGACGTGCTGGTCACGGTATTGAGCGGATCGGTCCAGGTCGCGGATCGTAAGGCCCCCACGGCCGATGCCTTCCGGTTGGCCGCCGGCGACCAGGTTTCCCTGGGACCGGACGGTGCGGGACCGATTGCCAAGGTCGACACAGCCGCCAGCGCTGCGTGGCTGCAGGGCCGCCTCGTCTTCGTCCGAACCCCACTGGCCGATGTGGTGCGGGAACTCGATCGTTACCATCGAGGTTACATCTTAATTTGGAACCCCGCCTTGCAATCGTTGCCGGTCACCGGAATCTATCATCTCTCCGACCCTTCCCATATCTTCACGACATTGGCCGACACCCTCCCGATCCATATGGCCCGGCTGACGGACCATATGATTGTCATTCGCTGA
- a CDS encoding TonB-dependent receptor, plug, whose translation MQRRAPIVDDCAPIPAKVSPAVRRWNARLRPSVIMCVALLAASAIAFAETGGSTEPRPKAHYQIPAQSLNMALRDFALASGLQVSFPDDVAAGRTSREVVGSYTPEEALSELLAGTGLSFRFTSVDTVTLERGGPAMTPVVPAAKGHSATTGDRQAAASTGPGPVKVPEIVVKDVQDRNLPDQEEVKEIAGTVNVVTREEIQRARPKNADEMLRRIPGVNVLDEYGQGLRPNIGIRGMDPRRSKNILLLLDDIPIQPALFGDASTYYMVPIERIDHIEVIKGGASVLYSPNTQGGLINFVTKRIPRTPTFSTTNTFGSFNLFQSDTQYGGYFGNFGAQLGYLRRQSDGFRQHSASQLDDFTLRFEATPDDRTRITTNISWYDETTQTPGSITPTQYRNDRTLAGKPLDEFKGQRGAIDVTARRDIDAHNTAKVIVYGNVFERNWYIQDQASDGTLLSTSTNFLRKFNVFGVVPQHQFTFSLFGLDQRITTGFRYHAERLTDIQGIGTAGSKISRTTNNADLESVAYAAYTETAIRLTQALTISPGVRWEQVNQSREAMNAIPPATGPNFKSYKTTQGLIYGTGVKYQLTPDSLLFGHVHTTFRPPTFANAVDPTSGTTQDLSAERALSSDVGVRSTIVPGVSAEVAVFRAEFSNQIVQQGSRFVNAGKTLQEGIESTVTLDWGELVRPLEGFVTRGNITLLRPKSLFGATNGKDLPYAPRMTFYGSVGYYHPTGASIEADALFVAQQFTDGANTQTENALGTTGAIPSYTIWNLRLNYAPPKARWALFAGVRNLTDESFIAQRTTGSFIGIQPGEIRNFYGGISMRF comes from the coding sequence ATGCAGAGAAGGGCCCCTATTGTCGACGACTGTGCTCCGATACCGGCGAAAGTGTCCCCAGCAGTCCGACGATGGAACGCTCGACTCCGACCGTCGGTCATCATGTGTGTGGCCCTGCTCGCCGCCAGCGCGATCGCCTTCGCCGAGACAGGCGGATCGACGGAGCCCCGACCCAAAGCTCACTATCAGATCCCTGCTCAGTCTCTCAACATGGCGTTGCGCGACTTTGCCTTGGCGTCCGGGCTCCAGGTCAGCTTTCCAGACGACGTCGCCGCCGGGCGGACATCGCGCGAAGTCGTCGGGTCCTATACGCCGGAAGAGGCGTTGTCGGAGTTGCTGGCAGGAACAGGGCTTTCGTTTCGCTTTACCAGTGTCGACACGGTGACATTGGAACGAGGCGGTCCAGCCATGACTCCAGTCGTTCCGGCTGCGAAGGGCCACAGCGCGACAACGGGCGATCGCCAGGCGGCAGCCTCAACCGGCCCCGGTCCGGTGAAGGTGCCGGAAATCGTCGTCAAAGACGTCCAGGATCGAAACCTGCCCGATCAAGAAGAGGTCAAGGAGATCGCAGGGACGGTCAATGTCGTCACGCGCGAGGAAATCCAGCGCGCCAGGCCCAAGAATGCGGATGAAATGTTGCGGCGCATCCCCGGTGTCAACGTGCTGGATGAATATGGTCAAGGTTTGCGTCCGAACATCGGAATCCGCGGCATGGATCCACGGCGGAGCAAGAACATTCTGTTGCTGCTGGACGACATTCCCATTCAGCCGGCCCTGTTCGGGGATGCGTCGACCTACTACATGGTCCCGATCGAACGCATCGACCACATCGAAGTGATCAAAGGCGGAGCCTCCGTCCTCTATTCGCCCAACACCCAAGGCGGCTTGATCAATTTCGTCACGAAGCGCATTCCCAGGACGCCGACCTTCTCCACGACGAATACCTTCGGCAGTTTCAATCTTTTTCAGTCCGACACGCAATACGGCGGCTACTTCGGCAATTTCGGCGCGCAACTGGGCTATCTCCGGCGCCAGTCGGACGGCTTCCGGCAGCACAGCGCCTCCCAGCTGGACGATTTCACCCTGCGTTTCGAAGCCACTCCGGATGATCGCACCAGGATCACGACCAACATCTCCTGGTACGACGAGACGACGCAGACTCCGGGCAGCATCACCCCCACACAATATCGAAACGACCGCACCCTGGCGGGAAAGCCGTTGGACGAGTTCAAGGGGCAGCGGGGGGCGATCGACGTGACCGCGCGCCGTGACATCGATGCGCACAACACGGCCAAGGTCATCGTCTACGGCAATGTGTTCGAACGGAACTGGTATATCCAGGATCAGGCGTCAGACGGCACGCTGCTCTCCACCAGCACCAACTTTTTGCGCAAGTTTAACGTCTTCGGTGTGGTCCCTCAGCATCAGTTCACCTTCTCACTCTTTGGGCTGGATCAGAGGATCACTACCGGGTTTCGTTACCATGCGGAACGCTTGACCGACATCCAAGGAATCGGCACAGCCGGCTCGAAAATCAGCCGTACGACGAACAATGCCGATCTCGAGTCGGTGGCCTACGCAGCCTACACGGAAACCGCCATCCGCTTGACCCAAGCCCTCACCATCTCGCCGGGCGTACGCTGGGAACAGGTGAATCAGAGCCGCGAGGCGATGAACGCCATTCCCCCGGCGACCGGGCCCAATTTCAAAAGCTACAAGACGACCCAAGGACTGATCTATGGAACGGGGGTCAAGTATCAACTCACTCCGGACAGCCTGCTGTTCGGCCACGTCCATACCACGTTCCGCCCCCCGACCTTCGCCAATGCGGTCGATCCCACCAGCGGAACGACGCAGGACTTGTCGGCGGAACGCGCGTTGAGTTCCGACGTTGGAGTCCGGTCCACGATCGTTCCAGGCGTGAGTGCGGAGGTCGCGGTCTTCCGGGCCGAATTCAGCAACCAAATCGTGCAACAGGGCAGCCGGTTCGTCAATGCGGGCAAGACCCTTCAGGAAGGAATCGAGAGTACCGTAACCCTCGACTGGGGAGAATTGGTGCGCCCGTTGGAAGGCTTCGTCACCAGGGGCAATATCACGCTCCTGCGGCCCAAGTCGCTCTTCGGAGCCACGAACGGGAAGGATCTTCCCTATGCGCCGCGCATGACGTTTTACGGGTCGGTGGGCTACTACCATCCGACCGGCGCGTCGATCGAGGCGGATGCGCTGTTCGTCGCCCAGCAATTTACCGATGGCGCGAATACCCAGACGGAGAACGCCCTCGGCACGACCGGTGCAATCCCCTCCTACACCATCTGGAACCTGCGCTTGAACTATGCTCCGCCTAAGGCGCGGTGGGCCCTCTTCGCCGGTGTGCGGAACTTGACCGATGAGTCGTTTATCGCCCAACGCACGACCGGCAGTTTCATCGGCATCCAGCCGGGCGAAATTCGAAACTTCTACGGCGGCATCTCCATGCGTTTCTAA
- a CDS encoding Scaffold protein for [4Fe-4S] cluster assembly ApbC, MRP-like produces the protein MAEQPGGAPQQEDASARPNIIPGVKHVIAISSGKGGVGKSTVAVNLAVALSLNGAKVGLLDADIYGPNIPMMMGVEKTPEQQEGKITPAESHGIKLISMGFFVPEETAVVWRGPMVHTAIQQLFRDVLWGELDYLLIDLPPGTGDAQLTLTQLVPLAGAVTVTTPQEVALHDVRKGIMMFQKVNVPLLGIVENMSFFVCGHCGERTEIFSHGGGERAAEKLGIPFLGRVPIDPAIRAGGDTGNPIVIAKPDSPQAKAFREIADKLAAALQRGGAGAAKSRIESLLQKIKRPATGN, from the coding sequence ATGGCAGAACAACCAGGCGGCGCCCCGCAACAAGAAGACGCGTCCGCCCGTCCCAATATCATTCCCGGCGTCAAACACGTCATCGCCATCAGCAGCGGCAAAGGCGGTGTCGGCAAATCGACGGTGGCGGTCAACCTGGCGGTCGCCCTCAGCCTGAACGGAGCCAAGGTCGGATTGCTCGATGCCGATATCTACGGCCCCAACATCCCGATGATGATGGGCGTGGAAAAGACGCCCGAACAACAAGAGGGCAAAATCACGCCGGCTGAGAGCCACGGAATCAAGCTCATCTCCATGGGATTTTTTGTGCCGGAAGAAACCGCCGTCGTCTGGCGCGGTCCGATGGTACACACGGCGATCCAACAACTCTTTCGCGATGTCCTGTGGGGCGAATTGGATTACCTGCTGATCGACCTGCCTCCGGGAACCGGCGATGCGCAATTGACCCTGACCCAACTGGTGCCCTTGGCCGGCGCGGTGACGGTGACGACCCCGCAGGAAGTGGCGCTCCACGACGTGCGCAAGGGGATAATGATGTTCCAGAAGGTCAACGTGCCCCTGCTCGGCATCGTGGAGAACATGAGCTTTTTCGTCTGCGGCCATTGCGGGGAACGCACCGAGATTTTCTCCCATGGCGGGGGAGAACGGGCGGCGGAGAAACTCGGCATTCCCTTCCTCGGTCGGGTTCCCATCGATCCCGCCATTCGCGCCGGCGGGGATACCGGCAACCCGATCGTGATCGCCAAGCCGGACTCGCCGCAAGCCAAGGCCTTCCGTGAGATCGCCGACAAGCTCGCGGCGGCACTCCAACGAGGCGGGGCAGGGGCGGCCAAGAGCCGCATTGAGAGTCTGCTGCAGAAAATCAAACGACCGGCGACCGGCAATTGA
- a CDS encoding fatty acid desaturase yields MADSSAQSVCWGTVALFSSITLLTVIGVPLFAYYYEYSLLDWILLAVLYVVTGMGITVGYHRLITHRSFESRRWIKACLLVAGGWAVQNSALRWCADHIRHHAHTDEDADPYNATKGFWHSHVGWLFVDTPYRDDRFTAKLRADPLIMWQHRYYWMIAASGLLLPFAAGYVNGGFTGGLGCFLLAGLLRTVLVLNSTFTINSLSHLIGSQPHGTQDSSRDSWLISFISFGEGYHNYHHTYSHDYRNGSKWYNFDPSKWLIYALSLLGLTYNLHRERT; encoded by the coding sequence ATGGCCGACTCGTCCGCACAATCCGTCTGCTGGGGTACCGTCGCCCTATTCTCGTCGATCACTCTCCTGACCGTCATCGGTGTGCCGCTCTTCGCGTATTACTATGAGTACAGCCTACTGGACTGGATCCTGCTCGCCGTCCTCTATGTCGTGACTGGGATGGGAATTACGGTGGGCTATCACCGTTTGATCACCCACCGCAGCTTCGAGAGCCGACGGTGGATCAAGGCCTGTCTCCTGGTGGCGGGCGGGTGGGCGGTTCAAAATTCCGCCCTCCGGTGGTGCGCCGACCATATCCGCCACCATGCGCACACGGACGAGGACGCAGACCCCTACAACGCAACGAAGGGCTTTTGGCACAGCCACGTCGGCTGGTTGTTCGTGGATACGCCCTATCGTGACGACCGCTTTACGGCGAAGTTGCGCGCCGATCCCCTGATCATGTGGCAGCACCGATATTACTGGATGATCGCAGCCTCCGGCCTGCTGTTGCCTTTCGCGGCCGGTTATGTGAACGGCGGATTCACCGGCGGCCTGGGTTGCTTCCTGCTTGCGGGCCTGCTCCGCACCGTATTGGTCTTGAACTCGACGTTTACGATCAACTCCCTCTCCCACCTGATCGGCAGCCAACCCCATGGCACGCAGGACAGCAGCCGCGACAGCTGGCTGATCTCCTTCATCAGTTTCGGTGAGGGCTACCACAACTACCACCACACCTACTCTCACGACTACCGCAACGGATCGAAGTGGTACAACTTCGATCCGTCCAAATGGCTGATCTATGCGCTCTCGCTCTTGGGACTGACCTACAACCTCCACCGAGAACGCACCTAA
- a CDS encoding RNA polymerase sigma-70 factor, giving the protein MKVSPSLDLERLFQEHQGALLSMLRRMVGCRDTAADLAQEAYIRLADVPPSQVIASPRAFLFRTATNLALDHFRKQKFRGQCQTQLDEAEQIPSDTSSIETQTYAKQQVSTLERTLAGLSVRTRSAFVLCRVYGFSYQEIAARLGMSERAVEKHLVKAMTRCQEALRSQELAYPIRSGRKNALTGR; this is encoded by the coding sequence ATGAAGGTATCACCGTCGCTCGACCTCGAACGGCTGTTTCAGGAACATCAAGGCGCCTTGCTCTCGATGCTCCGGCGCATGGTCGGTTGCCGTGATACTGCCGCCGATCTCGCGCAAGAAGCCTATATCCGACTGGCCGACGTGCCGCCGTCTCAGGTCATCGCCTCTCCCCGCGCATTTCTGTTCCGCACGGCCACGAACCTTGCGCTCGATCACTTTCGAAAGCAAAAATTTCGCGGGCAATGCCAGACGCAACTTGACGAGGCCGAACAGATCCCGAGCGACACCTCATCCATCGAAACTCAGACCTACGCCAAACAACAGGTATCGACGCTCGAACGGACATTGGCAGGTCTGTCCGTCCGCACGAGGTCCGCATTCGTCCTCTGCCGGGTCTATGGATTTTCCTATCAAGAAATTGCGGCGCGCCTGGGGATGTCCGAACGGGCGGTCGAAAAACATCTCGTGAAAGCGATGACTCGCTGCCAGGAGGCGCTGCGGTCGCAGGAACTCGCCTACCCCATTCGCAGCGGGAGGAAGAACGCCCTGACAGGCCGGTAG
- a CDS encoding Ferredoxin, 2Fe-2S, translating into MGELIRIAGTADVKPGSGMVAEVNGRAIALFNVDGTYYAIDNTCVHRGGPLGEGDVEGDVVSCPWHGWQFNVKTGACVNNPSAKVTAYEVAVEGPDIKVRL; encoded by the coding sequence ATGGGCGAGTTGATCAGAATCGCAGGCACGGCAGATGTGAAACCGGGGAGCGGCATGGTGGCCGAGGTGAACGGCAGGGCCATCGCCCTCTTCAACGTGGACGGCACCTATTATGCCATCGACAACACCTGTGTCCATCGCGGCGGTCCGCTGGGCGAAGGCGACGTGGAAGGAGATGTGGTGTCCTGCCCCTGGCACGGCTGGCAGTTCAACGTGAAGACCGGTGCCTGCGTGAATAACCCCTCGGCCAAAGTAACCGCGTACGAAGTGGCCGTCGAGGGTCCCGACATCAAAGTGCGGCTCTAA
- a CDS encoding putrescine ABC transporter putrescine-binding protein PotF yields the protein MSFAERMLRIDRRIIFLVIGLCTLLPLLFPVGLPIKISSEVRGVYDYIDKLPEGSVFLLSLDFDPASKPELYPQAIAILRHAFRKNLRVVAMTLWVSGTGLADQIISQTAKEAGKESGKDYVFLGWSPGGSAVILNMGQDLYNTFPADYGGKATKGLPVLAGVQNLRDVAYAVTLAAGNPGVEAWYVFGKDKYKFELGGGCTGVMAPGLYPLLRSGQINGLIGGLRGAAEYETLVGQKGKAVAGMDAQSATHLAIIVLVAICNVFYFAMLRQQRRHERIGS from the coding sequence GTGAGTTTCGCCGAACGCATGTTGCGGATCGACCGGCGGATCATCTTCCTGGTGATCGGGCTCTGCACGCTCTTGCCGTTGTTGTTCCCGGTCGGGCTGCCGATCAAGATTTCCTCGGAGGTGCGGGGCGTCTACGATTACATCGACAAGCTGCCCGAGGGCTCGGTCTTTTTGCTGTCGCTGGATTTCGATCCTGCCTCGAAGCCGGAACTCTATCCACAGGCCATCGCCATCCTGCGCCATGCCTTCCGCAAGAACCTGCGCGTGGTGGCCATGACCCTCTGGGTGTCCGGAACCGGCTTGGCCGATCAAATCATCTCGCAAACCGCCAAGGAGGCCGGCAAGGAGAGCGGCAAGGACTATGTGTTCCTGGGCTGGAGTCCCGGAGGCAGCGCGGTGATCCTGAACATGGGGCAGGACCTGTACAATACCTTCCCCGCCGACTATGGCGGCAAGGCCACCAAAGGGCTGCCGGTCCTGGCGGGGGTGCAAAACCTGCGCGACGTGGCCTATGCCGTGACTTTAGCCGCCGGCAATCCAGGCGTCGAAGCCTGGTACGTCTTCGGCAAGGACAAGTATAAGTTCGAACTCGGCGGCGGATGCACCGGCGTCATGGCGCCCGGCCTCTATCCGCTGCTGCGGAGCGGCCAGATCAACGGCTTGATCGGCGGCCTGCGCGGGGCCGCGGAGTACGAAACCCTCGTCGGCCAGAAGGGGAAGGCCGTGGCCGGCATGGATGCTCAATCGGCCACGCACCTGGCCATCATCGTGCTCGTCGCGATCTGCAACGTCTTCTACTTTGCAATGTTGCGGCAACAACGCCGTCACGAACGGATAGGGTCATAG
- a CDS encoding Proline dehydrogenase / Delta-1-pyrroline-5-carboxylate dehydrogenase: protein MTLNPALLESRIRAIGEDLASRSGGLAPGLFDSRWWSQAAINLAMKDPAFKAQLFRFIDVLPSLRDDAQVVRLAEEYFGDMGANLFGAQWGLKALASTKLGATLSGKAIRHQVEQMATSFIAGASIEQAVPTLRKLWDDGRAFSVDLLGEATVSEREADGYRDRCLAALHSLGEVCPTWSSAPLLERDHLGPLPRLQLSIKISALYSQLDPIDPDGSYRALAARLRPLLNTACTLPASVIFDMEQADTKDLILSTFMRLFLEEPYRTFPHAGIALQAYRTDTQDDVRRLLAWTAERQVPITIRLVKGAYWDSDAIRYRQRGWPMPLFEQKAETDVNYESLIRLLLENHHLVRPAFGTHNLRSLAVVEAVAEALKLSPEAWEYQMIYGMAEPFQHAISDRGRRLRLYAPVGELLPGMAYLVRRLLENTSNESFLRKEYVESQPLALLLAPPEVVPKVASVPAETDHEASPPAGPRRFVNEPVADFSRPQVRASMAEALDLVRKRLGQRLEASKLACHPPTGPDLRSFNPSRPDQLVAVVQSYGPADVAGLMEGAEAHAEAWKERPIANRVAIMRKAAALMRTQRRELAAWEVFEEGKPWREADADVAEAIDFLEYYAGEMEQLDAPHRLGRYPGELNELFWSPRGITVVIAPWNFPLAIPTGMVAAALVSGNPVLFKPSERSSATGYWLARILTEAGVPVGALQYVPGGPDLGRELVTGAAVATIAFTGSKDVGLGIMQAAGLQQPGQRFVKRVIAEMGGKNAIIVDDTADLDEAVTGVVASFTGYAGQKCSACSRVIVTDRVHDEFVQRLAEAVLSLRIGAADDPAAQVGPVIDGRAQKRIQEYIAIGRQEGRVVVDRSSEGSGYVIGPVVIAEIEPSHRLAQEEIFGPVLAVMRAQSFEQALQLADSTAYALTGGLYSRSPRHIELARLAFDVGNLYINRPITGALVGRQPFGGHRLSGVGAKAGGEEYLKQFMIARVVSEQTLRRGFAPTL from the coding sequence ATGACCCTCAACCCTGCCCTGCTCGAATCCCGCATCCGCGCCATCGGCGAAGACCTGGCCAGCCGTTCCGGCGGGCTGGCTCCCGGCCTGTTCGATTCCCGTTGGTGGTCCCAGGCGGCCATTAACCTGGCGATGAAAGATCCCGCCTTCAAGGCCCAATTGTTCCGCTTCATCGATGTACTGCCGTCGTTGCGGGACGATGCGCAGGTCGTGCGTCTGGCCGAGGAATACTTCGGCGACATGGGCGCGAACCTGTTCGGCGCGCAGTGGGGACTCAAGGCGCTCGCCTCCACCAAGTTGGGCGCGACCCTGAGCGGAAAGGCCATCCGGCATCAGGTGGAGCAGATGGCGACCAGCTTTATCGCCGGAGCCTCCATTGAGCAAGCAGTCCCGACCCTGCGTAAATTGTGGGATGACGGGCGGGCCTTTTCGGTCGATCTTCTTGGGGAAGCGACCGTCAGCGAGCGGGAGGCGGACGGCTATCGAGACCGTTGCCTCGCGGCGTTGCACAGCCTCGGTGAAGTCTGTCCGACCTGGTCATCTGCGCCCTTGCTCGAACGGGACCATCTGGGTCCCCTTCCCCGCCTGCAGCTCTCGATCAAGATCTCGGCGCTCTACTCGCAACTCGATCCGATCGATCCGGACGGCAGCTATCGCGCGCTTGCCGCCCGCCTGCGGCCGCTCTTGAATACTGCTTGTACCCTCCCCGCCTCGGTGATCTTCGATATGGAGCAGGCGGACACGAAGGACCTGATCCTCTCCACCTTCATGCGGCTGTTTTTGGAGGAACCCTACCGGACCTTTCCCCATGCCGGGATTGCGCTGCAGGCCTATCGCACCGATACGCAGGATGACGTGCGCCGGCTCCTGGCCTGGACCGCCGAACGACAGGTGCCGATCACGATCCGGCTGGTGAAGGGCGCTTATTGGGATTCGGACGCGATTCGCTATCGACAGCGCGGCTGGCCGATGCCGCTGTTCGAGCAGAAGGCTGAGACGGACGTGAACTATGAGTCACTCATTCGGCTGTTGCTGGAGAACCATCACCTCGTCAGGCCGGCGTTCGGTACGCACAACCTCCGCAGTCTGGCCGTGGTCGAGGCGGTGGCCGAGGCCCTCAAGCTGTCTCCCGAAGCCTGGGAGTATCAGATGATCTACGGCATGGCAGAGCCCTTTCAACATGCGATCAGCGATCGAGGGCGGCGCCTGCGGCTCTATGCCCCGGTGGGAGAGTTGCTGCCGGGCATGGCCTACCTCGTCCGCCGCCTGCTGGAGAATACGTCGAATGAATCGTTCCTGCGGAAGGAATATGTGGAGTCGCAGCCACTGGCGCTGTTGCTGGCCCCGCCGGAGGTCGTACCCAAGGTTGCCTCGGTTCCTGCGGAGACGGATCATGAGGCCTCTCCGCCGGCCGGCCCTCGCCGGTTCGTCAATGAACCGGTAGCGGACTTTTCCCGTCCTCAGGTTCGTGCTTCCATGGCCGAAGCGCTCGATCTGGTGCGAAAGCGGTTGGGACAACGTCTGGAGGCCTCGAAGCTCGCATGCCATCCACCGACCGGGCCGGATCTGCGCTCGTTCAACCCCAGCCGACCGGATCAACTGGTGGCGGTCGTGCAGAGTTATGGTCCTGCCGATGTCGCAGGCTTGATGGAAGGGGCAGAGGCCCATGCAGAAGCCTGGAAGGAGAGGCCGATCGCGAATCGCGTCGCGATCATGCGCAAGGCGGCGGCGTTGATGCGAACACAGCGTCGGGAATTGGCCGCATGGGAAGTGTTTGAGGAGGGCAAGCCTTGGCGAGAGGCCGATGCCGATGTCGCGGAGGCCATCGATTTTCTGGAGTACTATGCCGGCGAAATGGAGCAGCTCGATGCCCCTCACCGCCTGGGGCGTTATCCGGGCGAGCTGAACGAATTGTTCTGGAGTCCGCGCGGCATCACCGTGGTCATTGCGCCTTGGAATTTCCCGCTGGCCATTCCGACCGGGATGGTGGCGGCGGCCCTGGTCTCCGGCAACCCGGTGCTGTTCAAGCCCTCCGAGCGATCGTCGGCCACGGGATATTGGCTCGCCAGAATCCTGACCGAGGCGGGGGTACCGGTGGGGGCGCTGCAGTACGTGCCCGGCGGCCCCGACTTGGGGCGTGAACTGGTGACGGGAGCGGCGGTGGCGACGATTGCGTTTACGGGATCGAAGGACGTGGGCCTCGGCATCATGCAGGCCGCCGGTCTGCAGCAGCCGGGACAGCGGTTCGTGAAACGGGTCATCGCCGAGATGGGCGGAAAAAACGCGATCATCGTGGACGACACGGCCGACCTCGACGAGGCGGTGACGGGGGTCGTGGCCTCGTTCACCGGCTATGCGGGGCAGAAATGTTCCGCCTGTTCGCGGGTGATCGTGACGGACAGGGTGCATGACGAGTTCGTGCAACGGTTGGCAGAGGCGGTCCTGAGCCTTCGCATCGGTGCGGCGGACGATCCTGCCGCTCAAGTCGGTCCCGTGATCGACGGGCGGGCGCAGAAACGAATTCAGGAATATATTGCGATCGGTCGGCAGGAAGGACGGGTCGTGGTCGACCGGTCGTCCGAAGGATCTGGTTATGTGATCGGACCGGTGGTCATTGCCGAGATCGAGCCTTCCCACCGGCTGGCGCAGGAAGAGATTTTCGGGCCGGTGCTCGCCGTGATGCGGGCACAGTCGTTCGAGCAGGCCCTGCAGTTGGCCGACAGCACCGCCTATGCGTTGACGGGGGGACTCTATTCACGCAGTCCCCGGCACATCGAGTTGGCGCGCCTGGCGTTCGATGTCGGGAACCTCTACATCAACCGCCCGATCACCGGAGCCTTGGTAGGGCGGCAGCCGTTCGGCGGGCATCGGTTATCGGGGGTAGGCGCGAAGGCCGGCGGAGAAGAGTACCTGAAACAATTTATGATCGCCCGCGTCGTCAGCGAGCAGACCCTGCGGCGTGGATTCGCCCCGACCCTGTAG